CTGTTTCGAAGTTCATCAACGTGCTGATGTACCAGGGAAAGAAGTCAACGGCCGAGCGCCTCTTCTACGGCGCGATGGACCTCGTTGAGTCGCGTACGAATCAGCCGGGCGTGAACGTCTTCAAGCAGGCGCTGGCGAACCTCAAGCCGGTTGTCGAGGTCAAGAGCCGTCGCGTCGGTGGCGCGACGTACCAGGTTCCCGTGGAAGTGCGTCCGGAGCGACGCACGGCGCTCGCGATGCGTTGGCTCATCAGCTTCTCCCGCGACCGCAACGAAAAGTCGATGTCGGAGAAGCTCGCCGCCGAAGTGATCTCGGCGTCGAAGGGTGAAGGGAACGCGGTGAAGAAGAAGGACGATACGCACCGCATGGCAGACGCAAACAAGGCCTTCGCGCACTATCGCTGGTAACCAGCGCGAGCAGGTCTCTACAAAAACCCCGCTTGGTCTCGAATGACTGGCGGGGTTTGTTCTGCCCGGGATCGGAGAGGGCAGAGGGCAGAGGGCGAGGGTGTCGCGCTTCAACCCTCAACCCTCAACCCTCAACCCTCAACCCTCAACCCTCAACCCGCTTCTACCTACGCTGCTGCTTGTTGCGCCTGCCCTGTCTCAACACTCACCGCGGTCGATGTCGAAACCACAGCA
This region of Gemmatimonadaceae bacterium genomic DNA includes:
- the rpsG gene encoding 30S ribosomal protein S7; its protein translation is MSRRKSAIKRPVLADSRYDSQTVSKFINVLMYQGKKSTAERLFYGAMDLVESRTNQPGVNVFKQALANLKPVVEVKSRRVGGATYQVPVEVRPERRTALAMRWLISFSRDRNEKSMSEKLAAEVISASKGEGNAVKKKDDTHRMADANKAFAHYRW